One Pirellulales bacterium genomic window, AAGAACGATGCCGCCGGCATCACTCTGGCCGGAACGCTCACGTACCTCGCCTCGGACAAGCCGGCCCCGGCCGCGCTCTTGATCTCCGGGTCGGGGCCGCAGGACCGCAATGAAACCGTGATGGGCCACAAGCCGTTCTGGATCCTGGCTGATTATCTAACGCGACGCGGCATCGTGGTGCTCCGCGTCGACGACCGCGGCGTCGGCGGGTCGACGGGCAACACGATGACATCGACCACCGCCGACATGGCGGCCGATGCGCTGGCGGGCGTCGCATACCTCAAGTCGCGCAAGGAGGTCGATAGCCGCGAGATCGGCTTGCTCGGTCACAGCGAGGGTGGATTGGTGGCTCCGCTGGCGGCCAGTCTGAGCGACGACGTGGCGTTCATTGTCATGCTGGCGGGAACCGGCGTTGCTGGCGAGCAAATTCTTTACCGTCAGGCCGAGCTGATCGCGAAGGCGCAAGGCGCCGACGACGCCGCACGGGCCGCCTCGCGAAGCACTCAAGAGCGAATGATCAAAGCCATCAAGGAATCGGCCGACTCCGCCGAGGCGGAAAAGCGCGTGCGAGATATTGCCGCCGAGGAGCTGGCCAAGTCGGCCACTGGCGAAGAGCAAGGCCCGGCTGCAAAGGCGGCGATGGAGGCACAACTCAAGCTCGGCCTGTCGCCCTGGTTTCGCTACTTCTTGACCTATGATCCACAGCCGGCGTTGCGAAAGGTGAAATGCCCGACGCTGGTGCTCAACGGCGAAAAAGACCTGCAGGTCGACCCAAAGCAAAACCTGCCTCCCATCGCGGCCGCTTTGAAGGACGGCGGCAACCCAGATTTTGAG contains:
- a CDS encoding alpha/beta hydrolase — its product is MRRSLIRWCILLTVMVASALPWHTAGTAAETKPDAKPSLAGVWQGIIKVQSIELRVVLRIVAEGDRYKATLDSPDQGAKGIPFDRITLEGDNVKLELKAIKASFDGKLTKDGQTIQGKWTQAGTLPLDFKRLEKEPDYSRPQEPKKPYPYVEEEVTYKNDAAGITLAGTLTYLASDKPAPAALLISGSGPQDRNETVMGHKPFWILADYLTRRGIVVLRVDDRGVGGSTGNTMTSTTADMAADALAGVAYLKSRKEVDSREIGLLGHSEGGLVAPLAASLSDDVAFIVMLAGTGVAGEQILYRQAELIAKAQGADDAARAASRSTQERMIKAIKESADSAEAEKRVRDIAAEELAKSATGEEQGPAAKAAMEAQLKLGLSPWFRYFLTYDPQPALRKVKCPTLVLNGEKDLQVDPKQNLPPIAAALKDGGNPDFEVRELAGLNHLLQHCQTGSPSEYSKIDETLAPEALEIIGDWIASKTARP